A window from Trinickia violacea encodes these proteins:
- a CDS encoding DMT family transporter: MNTSISTRPLPAPLVPALAVAVTVISWASAFPFIRIGLHGLPPLQLAAARFATAAVLVAIWLAWRRPRLPSVRDAVRFLLCGAIGIAAYNALLNTGEKTVSAGAASFIVNTLPIFTAIFATVFLRERFNRWGWCGSAISLAGVAVIALGQPGGLVLGAGASLILCAAMCSAAYFVLQKRLIPVYGALACTAYTLLAGALWLSPWLPGAVTSLTVASPDTVAAVLILGIFPAAIGYATWTFALGHFGAARAANFLYLTPAVATTLSIALTGERPGVATLCGGLMAISGVVFVAWLGR, encoded by the coding sequence ATGAACACCTCAATCTCCACCCGTCCGCTGCCCGCCCCGCTCGTGCCCGCGCTCGCCGTCGCCGTGACGGTGATCTCGTGGGCCAGCGCGTTTCCGTTCATCCGCATCGGCTTGCATGGATTGCCGCCGCTGCAGCTCGCGGCCGCGCGCTTCGCGACCGCGGCCGTGCTGGTCGCGATATGGCTCGCGTGGCGCAGGCCCCGCTTGCCGAGCGTGCGCGATGCCGTGCGCTTCCTGCTCTGCGGCGCGATCGGCATTGCGGCCTACAACGCGCTGTTGAACACGGGAGAGAAAACGGTGAGCGCCGGCGCGGCGAGCTTCATCGTCAATACGCTGCCGATCTTCACGGCGATCTTCGCGACGGTGTTCCTGCGCGAGCGCTTCAACCGCTGGGGCTGGTGCGGCTCGGCAATCAGTCTGGCGGGGGTGGCGGTCATCGCGCTCGGGCAGCCCGGCGGCCTCGTGTTGGGCGCGGGAGCGAGCTTGATTCTCTGCGCCGCGATGTGCAGCGCCGCGTACTTCGTCCTGCAAAAGCGGCTGATTCCCGTGTACGGCGCGCTCGCCTGCACCGCGTACACGCTGCTCGCGGGCGCGCTGTGGCTGTCGCCGTGGCTGCCGGGGGCCGTGACGTCGCTGACGGTGGCGAGTCCCGACACGGTGGCGGCGGTGCTGATTCTCGGCATCTTTCCCGCCGCGATCGGCTACGCGACCTGGACCTTCGCGCTCGGCCATTTCGGCGCGGCGCGCGCGGCGAACTTCCTGTATTTGACGCCGGCCGTCGCGACCACGCTCTCGATCGCGCTGACCGGCGAGCGGCCGGGCGTCGCGACGCTATGCGGCGGCTTGATGGCGATCTCGGGCGTGGTGTTTGTCGCTTGGCTCGGGCGATGA
- a CDS encoding NnrU family protein yields the protein MGILVIGLLLFLGVHSIRIVADPWRTAMRARIGEGPWKGLYSLTSIVGFALIIWGYGIARRESAVIWTPPMGIRHLTILLVAIAFILIAAAYVPGNRIKRVVGHPMSAGTAIWAFGHLLANGTANAVLLFAAFLVWAVASFLSARHRDQVAGTTYPAGTAGRDVVTVVGGLVVWAVFGYFLHGPLIGLNPMG from the coding sequence ATGGGGATTCTGGTGATCGGGTTGTTGCTTTTTCTCGGCGTGCATTCGATTCGAATTGTGGCCGACCCTTGGCGGACCGCGATGCGCGCGCGCATCGGAGAAGGACCGTGGAAGGGGCTCTATTCGCTGACGTCGATCGTCGGTTTCGCGCTGATCATTTGGGGCTACGGCATCGCGCGGCGCGAGTCCGCCGTGATTTGGACGCCGCCCATGGGCATTCGCCATCTGACGATCCTGCTCGTCGCGATTGCCTTCATCTTGATCGCCGCGGCCTATGTGCCCGGCAACCGGATCAAGCGCGTGGTCGGGCATCCGATGTCGGCCGGCACCGCGATCTGGGCATTCGGCCATCTGCTGGCGAACGGCACGGCCAATGCCGTGCTGCTGTTCGCTGCGTTCCTGGTGTGGGCGGTCGCGAGCTTTCTTTCGGCGCGCCATCGCGATCAGGTCGCCGGCACGACGTATCCGGCGGGGACCGCCGGGCGCGATGTGGTGACGGTCGTCGGCGGACTGGTCGTGTGGGCCGTGTTCGGCTATTTCCTGCATGGACCGTTGATCGGCCTGAATCCGATGGGATGA
- a CDS encoding malate/lactate/ureidoglycolate dehydrogenase, with the protein MTDTPTTGQAELRLSADDLHAYVCAIWEQAGSGSREARLVADHLVAANLAGHDSHGVGMIPRYVDSLREGELKLNGHAEVIRDGGAVLTIDGGKGFGQVVAFEAMELGIERVKRNGICAVGLRGAHHLGRIGHWGEQCAKAGMASFHFVNVAGDPLVAPFGGADRRFGTNPFCAAFPRAGEPPFVLDFATSAIAYGKTRVAYNKGKTVPAGCLIDHEGAQTIEPKVMHELPLGSLLPFGLHKGYGLAVLCELFGGALTGGLTTHEQTLEKTSAIINGMLSVILDPQAFDADGGQAQADAFVAWAKASPLAAGTERIYMPGEPELAVQAARRAQGIPIDATTWRQIRDAALAVGMTAENIGRFEGTARHSA; encoded by the coding sequence ATGACCGATACCCCCACGACCGGCCAAGCCGAGCTGCGCCTCTCTGCCGACGACCTGCACGCCTACGTCTGCGCCATCTGGGAGCAAGCGGGCAGCGGCTCCCGCGAGGCGCGTCTCGTTGCCGATCACCTTGTGGCAGCCAACCTGGCCGGGCACGATTCGCACGGCGTCGGGATGATTCCGCGGTATGTCGATTCGCTGCGCGAAGGCGAACTGAAGCTCAACGGCCATGCCGAGGTGATCCGCGACGGCGGCGCAGTGCTGACCATCGACGGCGGCAAGGGCTTCGGGCAGGTGGTCGCGTTCGAGGCGATGGAGCTCGGCATCGAGCGCGTGAAGCGGAACGGCATTTGCGCGGTCGGTCTACGGGGCGCGCATCACCTCGGGCGCATCGGACATTGGGGCGAGCAGTGCGCCAAGGCGGGGATGGCGTCATTTCATTTTGTGAACGTGGCAGGCGATCCGCTCGTCGCCCCGTTCGGCGGCGCGGACCGCCGCTTCGGCACAAATCCGTTTTGTGCCGCGTTCCCGCGCGCAGGCGAGCCGCCCTTCGTGCTCGACTTCGCGACGAGCGCCATCGCCTACGGCAAGACGCGGGTGGCGTACAACAAAGGCAAGACGGTGCCGGCGGGCTGCCTGATCGATCACGAAGGAGCGCAGACGATCGAGCCCAAGGTGATGCACGAATTGCCGCTCGGCTCGCTGCTGCCGTTCGGCTTGCACAAGGGTTACGGGCTGGCGGTGCTGTGCGAGCTGTTCGGCGGCGCGCTGACGGGCGGCCTCACGACGCACGAACAGACCCTCGAGAAGACCAGCGCGATCATCAACGGAATGCTGTCGGTCATCCTCGATCCGCAGGCGTTCGATGCCGACGGCGGGCAGGCCCAGGCCGATGCGTTCGTCGCCTGGGCGAAGGCGTCGCCGCTCGCGGCCGGCACCGAGCGCATCTACATGCCCGGCGAGCCGGAGCTTGCGGTTCAGGCGGCGCGCCGCGCGCAAGGCATCCCCATCGACGCGACGACTTGGCGGCAGATCCGCGACGCAGCGCTCGCGGTCGGCATGACTGCCGAGAACATCGGGCGCTTCGAGGGCACGGCCCGTCACTCCGCTTGA